A stretch of the Rosa rugosa chromosome 5, drRosRugo1.1, whole genome shotgun sequence genome encodes the following:
- the LOC133712959 gene encoding uncharacterized protein LOC133712959, whose protein sequence is MGILPKGITGYDLDLSTGKWAAYFDGACSFAVEGSYQLKYKSTITGTISENRLKDLTGVSVKVLFLWLNIVEVSRSGDDLDFSVGIASASFPIDNFYECPQCGFGLNCNPVPPHVRKIKMKKSLVSSI, encoded by the coding sequence ATGGGGATTCTCCCCAAGGGCATCACCGGCTACGACCTTGACCTGAGCACCGGCAAGTGGGCCGCCTATTTCGACGGCGCATGTAGCTTCGCGGTCGAAGGCTCGTACCAGCTCAAGTACAAGTCCACCATCACCGGCACTATCTCTGAGAACAGGCTCAAGGACCTGACCGGAGTCAGCGTCAAGGTCTTGTTCCTGTGGCTCAATATCGTTGAGGTGTCTCGGAGCGGCGACGACCTGGATTTCTCGGTGGGGATCGCTTCGGCGTCGTTTCCAATTGACAATTTCTACGAGTGTCCGCAATGCGGGTTTGGATTGAATTGCAACCCTGTGCCGCCTCATGTAAGGAAGATTAAGATGAAAAAATCTCTGGTTTCTTCTATTTGA
- the LOC133710544 gene encoding putative disease resistance protein RGA3, which produces MFLAEAAAGEVLSKVTSLATDQLRLDIVLGFREEIHKLKESSTLIGNIIHDAAHEPEDRKLRARADWMKRLISVAYNADDILDEIEYEVHRIVIKETSLDKKILGFFCNNPVVSRLKMARKIYNINTSLDDLYKQAAIVGLGRSNGGAAASQRRRDRETTAFPEIIEFTRKDAKIVGRDQIVLDIIATLTTSHNQENIPSVMAIVGLGGLGKTTLARSVTNKLKEGEMKKYFDTTFWVYVSNIFDVNSILHGMVQSCGVTGIDSSNQQALMESLQQKLKDKRYFLVLDDVWNEEGDNWSKLMGCLSQLNSAKGSSVIVTTRSAKVASIMETLPRCDLGILSDDECWSILKDRAFADPNALIPSELEEIGGKIAKKCAGLPLAAKVLGSLMRSKNSSDEWLSILESKIWQVSSNKNDSRIMSVLRLSFDNLESPLKQCFAYCSMLERGSSIERDNLIQLWMAQGFLRPSHDLQSKGIEMEDIGSRYFDTLLESSLFQDAEKDEDGFITESKMYDLVHDLAIEVSKCESLTPDLNHEMDGHEIRHVARIPTSELKRIP; this is translated from the exons ATGTTTCTCGCTGAAGCCGCTGCCGGAGAAGTACTGAGTAAGGTGACTTCACTCGCTACTGATCAATTGAGACTCGATATCGTCTTGGGGTTCCGCGAAGAGATACATAAGCTCAAAGAATCCTCAACTCTGATTGGAAATATAATCCATGATGCTGCTCATGAACCTGAAGATCGGAAACTGCGGGCAAGGGCCGATTGGATGAAGAGGCTTATAAGCGTAGCTTATAATGCAGACGATATTCTGGATGAAATAGAATATGAAGTTCATCGGATCGTTATAAAGGAGACAAGCCTGGATAAGAAGATACTCGGCTTCTTCTGCAACAATCCTGTTGTATCTCGTCTCAAGATGGCACGCAAGATTTACAACATCAACACTTCCTTGGATGATCTCTACAAGCAAGCAGCCATTGTGGGACTCGGCAGATCAAATGGAGGTGCAGCAGCAAGTCAACGTAGGCGGGACAGGGAAACAACGGCATTCCCAGAGATAATTGAATTCACCAGGAAAGATGCAAAAATTGTTGGAAGGGATCAGATTGTGTTAGATATAATTGCAACCTTGACCACCTCCCACAATCAAGAAAATATTCCTTCGGTGATGGCTATCGTAGGATTGGGAGGCCTAGGTAAAACAACTTTGGCTCGCTCAGTTACCAACAAACTGAAAGAAGGTGAAATGAAAAAGTACTTTGATACAACGTTTTGGGTGTATGTATCTAATATTTTTGATGTCAACTCAATTTTACATGGAATGGTGCAATCATGTGGCGTGACGGGAATAGACTCTTCAAATCAGCAAGCATTGATGGAAAGCCTCCAGCAGAAGTTGAAAGACAAAAGGTATTTTCTTGTACTTGATGACGTTTGGAATGAGGAAGGTGATAATTGGAGTAAGTTGATGGGTTGTTTGTCGCAACTAAATTCTGCCAAGGGAAGCTCTGTGATCGTCACCACCCGTAGTGCCAAGGTTGCATCCATAATGGAAACACTTCCTAGGTGCGATCTAGGGATTCTATCGGATGATGAATGTTGGTCCATATTGAAGGATAGAGCATTTGCGGatcctaatgctctgataccttCAGAACTAGAGGAAATCGGGGGGAAAATTGCCAAAAAGTGTGCTGGTCTTCCATTGGCAGCAAAG GTTTTGGGAAGCTTGATGCGTTCTAAGAACAGTAGCGACGAATGGTTGTCAATTctggaaagtaaaatatggcaAGTATCATCAAACAAAAACGATAGCAGGATCATGTCAGTTCTGAGGTTGAGTTTTGACAATTTGGAATCACCATTGAAACAATGTTTTGCATATTGCTCGATGCTCGAGAGAGGTTCCTCAATTGAAAGAGATAACCTGATCCAACTGTGGATGGCTCAAGGTTTTCTCCGTCCTTCTCATGATCTCCAAAGCAAGGGGATTGAAATGGAGGATATAGGCAGCAGGTATTTTGATACTCTACTGGAGAGCTCCTTGTTTCAGGATGCTGAAAAGGATGAGGATGGCTTTATCACCGAATCCAAGATGTACGATCTTGTGCATGATCTTGCAATAGAAGTATCCAAGTGTGAGAGCTTGACACCAGACCTCAATCATGAGATGGATGGTCATGAGATTCGACATGTTGCACGGATTCCGACTTCGGAACTAAAAAGGATTCCATAA